In one Methanofastidiosum sp. genomic region, the following are encoded:
- a CDS encoding PH domain-containing protein: MEELSTIKIGEEFKPSEKLKKLYYIYLLLILVFGILIWYLPTIVVVYFSTINILRLIFIVLTLIPLATTMLFTLYWIPKYHASIVYKMTDSEITWNRGVWFKTIGVVPYNRITNIDIKQGPLSRSLGIASLKIQTAGYSAASASGNFSEIKIDAMENFSEIRDLIMDFVRGEKPMAVETYDVSNEDSATKELVKIRKLLEEKL, from the coding sequence ATGGAAGAACTTTCAACAATAAAAATTGGTGAGGAATTTAAACCCTCAGAAAAACTAAAAAAACTTTATTACATATATCTATTATTAATCCTTGTCTTTGGAATTCTTATTTGGTATCTCCCAACAATAGTTGTTGTCTATTTCTCTACAATTAATATCTTGAGATTAATTTTTATAGTACTCACATTAATTCCTCTTGCAACAACAATGCTCTTTACTCTTTATTGGATACCTAAGTATCACGCCTCAATCGTATATAAAATGACAGATAGCGAAATAACTTGGAATAGAGGCGTGTGGTTTAAAACAATCGGAGTCGTCCCTTATAATCGAATTACCAATATTGATATTAAACAGGGGCCACTATCGAGAAGTTTGGGAATTGCTTCGTTAAAAATACAAACTGCCGGATATTCTGCTGCTTCAGCATCGGGAAATTTTTCTGAAATAAAAATAGACGCTATGGAAAACTTTTCTGAAATAAGAGATTTAATAATGGATTTTGTAAGGGGCGAAAAGCCAATGGCTGTTGAAACTTATGATGTTTCAAATGAAGACAGTGCTACAAAAGAACTTGTAAAAATCAGAAAATTATTGGAAGAAAAACTATAG
- a CDS encoding 3'-phosphoesterase translates to MAENERIFVIHKHDATRLHYDFRLEINGTLKSWAIPKFPPTERGVKRLAVLTEDHPLEYANFEGIIPEGDYGAGKVEIWDKGTFSFIENEKNKIVINLDGKRLTGRYCLIRFKDQEKNWMIFKCE, encoded by the coding sequence ATGGCAGAAAATGAAAGAATATTCGTTATCCATAAACACGACGCCACACGTCTCCATTATGATTTTAGACTAGAAATTAACGGGACACTAAAGTCTTGGGCAATACCGAAATTCCCTCCAACTGAAAGAGGAGTAAAAAGACTTGCAGTATTAACTGAAGATCATCCACTTGAATATGCTAATTTTGAAGGAATAATTCCTGAAGGAGATTATGGGGCCGGAAAAGTTGAAATATGGGACAAAGGAACATTCTCTTTTATCGAAAATGAAAAAAACAAAATAGTGATAAATCTAGATGGTAAAAGGCTTACAGGGAGATATTGTCTTATCAGGTTCAAAGATCAAGAGAAAAATTGGATGATATTCAAATGTGAGTGA
- a CDS encoding asparaginase: protein MATKIFVTGGTFDKEYNEVKGELFFKDTHLPEMLNMGRCKLSVEIRTLMMMDSLDMTDEDRYIILENCKNAKEEQIVITHGTDTMIETAKLLASKINNKTIVLTGAMIPYKFGSSDGLFNLGSALAFVQTLPIGTYIAMNGKYFHWDNVKKNKDLGEFEEIEYDLI from the coding sequence ATGGCTACCAAAATATTTGTTACTGGTGGAACATTTGACAAAGAGTATAATGAGGTTAAGGGAGAATTATTTTTTAAAGATACACATTTGCCTGAAATGCTAAACATGGGGAGATGTAAACTTTCAGTAGAAATTAGGACTTTGATGATGATGGATAGTCTGGATATGACAGATGAAGATAGATATATCATCCTTGAAAACTGCAAGAATGCAAAAGAAGAACAAATAGTAATAACTCACGGAACTGATACAATGATAGAAACTGCAAAATTACTTGCAAGTAAGATAAATAATAAAACAATAGTATTGACAGGTGCAATGATTCCTTATAAATTCGGGAGTTCTGATGGCCTATTCAACTTAGGTAGTGCTCTTGCATTTGTTCAGACTTTACCCATTGGAACATATATAGCAATGAATGGAAAATATTTTCATTGGGACAATGTGAAAAAAAATAAAGATCTGGGTGAATTTGAAGAAATAGAATATGATTTGATTTAA